Genomic segment of Nostoc sp. GT001:
AGAGTAATTATTATATTTTCAAGCATCAAAGCAAATTGTAGATTATCTTAGATTCAACCAATACGATTGAAAGGGGCGTAGGGGATATAGATATATGAACGAATTGTAATCATAGAGAGTCTATCCACAAAAATCATCAACGCGTAGATCCCGCCAGACATCAGAAACCTGCCAGCCGGAATTGCCCACAGATTGTACTGGAGGATTATCAAGCAATGGAATATAGTCAGGAACTCTAGGCTCAGGAGTGATTACTGGTTTATCCTCAACCACAGGGGCAGTAGAATTGACAGTATTAGCTTGAAGAAGTTGGTCTTCAGCGTCTTGGATTTCCCTCATTTCCTTCAAAGTTAGCTTGTCGGATTTTTTGATGATCTTCTTGGTATGTATCTCATTAGAAGTATTCATTGGCTTTTCTCTCGAAGGCATTGGCTTAAAATTTGTCTGAGTAAAGTTGGGAGAAGTTAGGTATAAATAATTTGCACAGAATTAACAAGGTACACCAAATCGATGGAAAATACGAGTCCCTAATTGTAAGAATTTACCAATTGTGTACAAATCTGTTTTCGGGTAGATGCCCCAGCATAATCTGTTGCACAGATGCAAGTATTAAGCGTAGGCGTAGCTCGCCGCAGGCATCGCTTCTTGATCGTGACTGTAGTTCAAGACTGTTTTGCGTTTTTGACTCCTAATAAGCAGATAATGGATGGTTAAGAGTTCTCGCTCATTAGGAACAGCGTTAAGAAACTTATCAGGTGAGAAAGGCACAATCTTAGTAGTAGATGACGAAGCCAGCATTCGCCGAATTTTACAGACGCGGTTAGAAATGATTGGCTACAGCGTAGTTACAGCTAGTGATGGTGAAGAAGCTTTGTCAGCTTTTCGCCTGTTGACCCCTGATTTAATAGTTCTGGATGTAATGATGCCAAAGCTAGATGGCTACGGTGTATGTCTTGAATTACGGAAACAATCAGATGTGCCAATCATTATGCTTACAGCCTTGGCAGATGTAGCAGATCGGATCACTGGGCTGGAATTAGGGGCTGATGATTATATGGCGAAGCCTTTCTCACCCAAGGAATTAGAAGCTCGGATTGCCTGCGTACTAAAACGGCGCTCCCACAAAACCAGTATCAATACTATTCCTAACTCTCTTATAATCCATGTGGGCAATCTCAAAATCGATACAAGTAGGCGGCAAGTTCATAAAAATGAGCAACGCATTCGATTGACAGGTGTGGAGTTTAGCTTATTAGAGTTATTAGTTAATCATTCGGGAAAGATTTTTTCAAGGGTTGAAATATTACAGCAATTGTGGGGTTTTGTACCAGAGATGAATACAGACACCCGTGTGGTAGATGTGCATATTTCACGATTGCGGACAAAGGTAGAATCCGATCCCAATAACCCAGAATTAATTATTACAGCAAGAGGTAGCGGTTATTTTTTCCCACGAATTATTGATTTAGAGCAGGAATAAAAAAAAATATGAGTATGCTCATCCTAATTACAGGCATAAGTAAAGGTCTAGGTTATGCGATGACCGAGGGTTTTATTCAACAGGGGCATACTGTTATTGGTTGCGCCCGTTCATCAGATGTTATTGATAAAATACGCCAAAAGTTTAGTGCTACCAACGATTTCACATCTGTAGATGTAGCAAATGAACAGCTTGTAAAAAAATGGGCACTCTTCGTACTTCAAAAATATTCACCGCCAGATATAGTAATTAATAATGCGGCAATTACCAATTATCCAGCGCCTTTGTGGGAAATACCATCTGAAGAATTTTCGGATCTAATAGATATCAATATCAAAGGAGTAGCGAATATAATTCGCCATTTCGTACCAGCAATGGTGAAAAACAAACGGGGCATTATTGTCAACTTTAGTTCTGGCTGGGGACGTTCGACTTCACCCCAAGTTGCACCATACTGCGCTTCTAAGTGGGCAATAGAAGGATTAACTCGTTCTTTGGCACAAGAATTGCCGAATGGTATGGCAGCTATACCCCTTAATCCAGGGATTATTCATACAGATATGCTCTCTATTAGTTTTGGAGAAGAAGCTGCTAATTATACACCCGTGTCCGATTGGGTATTGAAAGCTGTGCCATTTATTCTCAATTTAAAACCCAAAGATAACGGGATTCCCTTGACCATTTCATGAGATTGATCATGCGTGAATTGTTTTGACCAGTTACGAAAAAACGGGCTGATCNNNACTGTATTGGTTTATCGCCCAGAGGCACAGGAAATTAGTACAATTTTTGAATACTGGAGTTTTCATTTGAAAAAGCATTTGAGCCTAAGTCTACCTATAGCACCAAGCCGAAAACTGAAGATTACGATCCTAACAGTAGGTTCAAGGGGAGACTTGCAACCATACTGTGCTTTAGGTATTGGGTTAAAACGTGCGGGGCATAAGGTGAAGGTAGCAGCGCATGAAAACTTTGAGTCGTTTGTTAGAAAGTTTGATTTAGAGTTTGCACCGATCGCTGGCAATATGGAAGAGTTTCTGCAATCCAAGCAAGGGCAGCGATTGATTGCGGGAGAGAAGTTGAAAAAAGAAGAAGCAGATAAGCTTTTACTTCAACAGTTGGAATCAGGTTGGCAAGCGTGTCAGGGAAGTGAAGTGATTATCTACACACCGTTAGCTACCTTTGGATATCACATCGCAGAGAAATTAGGCGTACCCTGCTTTTTTGCATCAGTTCTACCGTTGACTCCCACAGGGATGTTTGGGTTTTTGAGATTTGCTCAAATAACTAAAAACCCGCTAAAGAAATTAATCAACTATGGCAGCTACTTACTAGTAGAGTTTTTGTACTGGCAAAAATATCGTCCACTGCTCAATCACTTCAGAACAGAAACTTTGAAATTGCCGCCTTTACCATATTTGGGCAGACGCTTCAGACGGAAGACTCCAGCAAATGTATCACGAATCCCTGTATTGTACGGGTTTAGTTCGCACGTCATCCCAAAACCCCATGACTGGCCTGTATGGGTGTATGTAACTGGGTTTTGGTTTGTTGACCAAGCCTCCGAATATGAGCCACCTCTGGAACTAGAAGATTTTCTGGGACGAAAGCAATTGCCTTTGTGTTTTGGGTTTGGGAGCATAACGATGCCCAATCCAGAATATCTCACACATTACATCGTGGAAGCTCTAAAGAAAACCCATCAAGGCGGGATTATATTATCAGGATGGGGTAATGTTGGAAGAACAGTGAATATAAAAGATTCGCTACGAGTGTTTGTGATCAAGGAAGTTCCCCATGATTGGCTGTTTCCCCAAGTGCCAGCAGTAGTACATCACGGAGGAGCTAGTACAACGGCGGCAGTGTTACGTGCAGGGACACCATCAATTACTGTACCTTTTTTTGCAGATCAACCAGTTTGGGGTGAAAAGCTAACTCGTTTGGGAGTCAGCCCTGCGCCGATACCGTACAAGAAAGTGTCAGATAAAACTTTAGCAGCAGCGATTGAAATCGTATTGGGCGATGAGGTGATGCGGTGTAAAGCCCAGGAGTTAGGCCAGAAGATTAGAGATGAAGATGGTGTGGCGAATGCGGTTGTTGCATTCCATCGGCATTTGGGGTTGATTGGGTGAGAAATCCCACACAATTAAAATACATCATCACACCCACAACAGCAGTAAATGTCCCAAGTTAAAGTTGATACCGTACTCTGTGTCAACGGCAGTGTCCTAATGGTTTTTTACACGCCAGGGCATTGCTGGCAGTTTCGGATTATCAGCCGGACAGGTGGCATATTCGGAGAACAAAAGATTTTTTACACGGCGGAGGCAGCACTGAGAACTGGGTTAGAGTGGTTGCGGGATGAACGGTGATGAGTGCGTATATGCGATCGCCCGCCGTTCGCGCTAGCGTCTCCATTAGCTTACGTCCTACTGTAGGCAGTAAGCGTAGCCATGCCGTCAGGCTTATCGCTCTGGTAACTAGATAATATTTTCTAGCCAGTCACTTGGGGATAGGTTCATTGTCAGATTGTTTTAAATTTCTCTTGCTGTAATCAGAGCATAATCATAAATTTTTGGGCTGATTCTTGTTCCTTTACTGATTAAATCATCTAAAATATTCTTGACATTATCAATCAATCCTTGCTCTTTTGCTAAGATAATCACTCCAACTAAACCAATAATTGGCAAGCCTCTACTAATAGCAACTTTTCTCCCAGCTTTTTCATCAATTAAAAGTTGATCTGCTTTTAATTCTTCTGCCAAAATAATTGCCGAACATTCTCCTAAATCCAAGTCGGTTTCTAATTGTAATTGTTCAATGAGTTGGTTACTACTTATAGAAATAACTTCTAGCCATAAGGCTGATTTTACGGCTAAAACTGCGGGATGATCCCCCGTTGTTAATTCTGCATAGACTTGTTGAGGAATTATTACTCTACCAAAAACAGCCTGAAGCAAGTCTAATTTACCAACTTTAGAAAGTTCACTTAATGGGGTTGTATCTGAGACAACAATCATAGATTATTGCCTTGCAATTTCACTTTTGCTTGATTAACTTCTTGCTGAAATTCCTCTAAAGTCATACTATCGTCAAATAGGGATATTTCATGCTTAGACATTAAATGTATTACGTCTAGTCTAGGAATTCCTAGTAATTGACTAGCCTTACCACTGCTAATTTCTCCATATTTAAGTAGAGTCATTACATAAGCTTCTTTGGCTTTAGTTTCTGCTTCTTCTCTAATGGTATTATTAACAGAATGAACGGGAATAGTAAATTCTACTTTAGTCATAATTCCAGAATATTTTCTTTGTAATGTTTCATTTTCAACAGGGTTGATATTATATAATATATCGTTTTTNNNTCGGCTAAAGTCGAGNNNTTCGGCGATTCCAACTAAGGGGGATTGACGTAAAAACTCTACGAGNNNNGTGGGTTGTTCTGGGTGGGTGTTCTGTGTAGTCAGGCTTTGAGCAAGGTCTGATAAGGCTTGAATTCACCTATTATCCGCTTGAGGCGACCGACTGTGGCACTGGTTGAGGCTGTTCCGATGCTGACAACTCGGTTATGGAGAGAGAGCGAATCAACTCTCGAATCACATCAGTTGCAGGTCTACCTGTACTTGCACAATATTTTTCAAGTTTTTCGCTTTCAGCAGATGCAAGATTTATTGTGATTCGTTTGATAGCCCATTTTTTGTTCATGACTTGCCCTAATAATTAAATTTAATGAATTATCTAGACTTTAAATGCCTTGTGCAATACTTAACAAATATATAGATGTTAACCACAGCATACTTGCCGTAAAACTATTTTTAGCACATCCCTCCCCAGAGTATTTACTTGTCCCCAAAACTTCACTGATAAATCATTTATATGAACTTTAGAACATTTGAAGCTTGTATTTTTTGTAAATATTGTTAAGCAAAGCGCAATTGGAGTAAGCCTTGCAAGAGGGGTATAATCAGCAACTATTGCCAATTGAATTTAGTAGAGCTTATCTTCATACAATTGCATTTAATATTCATTTGCTCTTTACCCAAAGGTAAAAGTGACTAACTACTCTGAATATAGACTTTCATTCAAGCACTATATTTAACTCTATAACTTAACGAAACCTTAATAGGTCTAGAAAATTTTCTAGACCTATTAAGGTTTAATAATTTTGGTTCTTCAGTATCTGTTATGTCAAATTATTAGTTAGATATCAAAACTAGGCTCGAAAATAAAGCTCAAAAGCCCGAATCAGTGCTAAACCCATAAAAAACTAGTAAATAATGTTGATTTTTCTTGCCTAGTAAAGGTTTCATGACTTTTTTGAAGGTAATTTAGCATGATATATTCAAGGGATATCAAGAGATAGCCGCAGTGATGAGAGTGGGTTTTGGAGCGATTGACCTCATGCAGTGCTTCATGCGATCGCTGTAGGCAAGATTTGCAGTACTTATACAGAGGTATAAATAGTAGCTAAAGTATAAACTGAATACTGGTAAAAGATGATTATAGTAAATTTATATACTCTATTGATGTGAATAACTCGTTAGAGTATTTTTGTGAAAGTGCGTCTACCGTAAGCGATCACCTCCAATGCTGCCCCTGCTACACCGTCCTCCACAGCTTACGATTGCTCTGTTGGGTTAATGCACTTGACCAAATGCGTGATAACCAGTGGTTTACACGAACACAAATGATGAGGTTGTATTCGGTCTAATCCTTATAGGATAAAGGTTTCAAGATTTCTAGTTCTTTTTGCATAAAGTACAAAATTTTAGCTGAAGAATATTACATACCAAAGGAATTATGTGTAAAACAAGGACAAGCTTTAAAAGTCCTTTATTTAATCCCCTATTTACAAACGCTGCTCTGGACTTCATGCCCCAGGGCAGTTTTTTCTTGTACAGAGGTAGGTGTCTCAAGAGGGTTTTGCAGCCACTGCCAACAATCGAATTCTACGTGCAGTGCGTTGTTGACTCGCTGTAACCGTAAAATTGCATTACAGTCCGTAAAAGCGTTAACCTCAAGTGTAGCAAGCATAAACACTTGAGATATGCGGTGAAAAGCAGTGTAGTGTTAATCAATAATCTTTAAAAATAGCAAATTACCCTTTTATTAAAAAATATTCAGTAATCAATAAATTATTTATGAGTATAGATTTACTAGAATTTTTCCAGCGAACAGACCCCAGCCGGACTTTGTACATCAATCAAGGTTCAGATAAAAAGTACTACATTGACTTTTCCTCAGTCAGAGGCGGCGATATCATCGGCAAGCTAAAGCAGAAAATTACGTTCTTCAAAGCGAACGAACCGACCTGCACGTTATTCACTGGTCATATCGGCTGTGGGAAATCGACAGAGCTAGTCAGGTTGCAGGTGGAACTGGAAGAATTAGACTACCACGTAGTATATTTTGAGTCAAGTGAAGACTTAGAAATGACGGACGTGGACATTGCAGATGTTTTGCTAGCGATCGCCCGTCGTGTGAGCCAAAGCCTGGAGAAAATCACACTCTCCGAGCCGAACAAATTCCATGAACTACTGCAAGGCGCATTGAGAGCGCTAGATTCGGAAGTGACGGGGTTTAAGGTAAAAACACCAGCAGGTGATGTTGGGTTTTCCACAGAAAAAGAGAAGTTCTCTCTAGCGCTGGGAATTGGTGAAATCACAACCAAGACGAAAAGTGATCCTCAACTGCGGGAGAAGCTCAACCAATACCTGGGGCTACAGAAGACCAGACTGCTGGAGGCGATTAATCGAGAACTCCTAGAACCAGCGATCGCCAAACTTAAGCAGCAGGGTAAAAAAGGATTGGTGGTGATTGTTGATAACTTAGACCGCATAGATAACCGGATTAAACCGTGGGGTCGGCCGCAGCAAGAGTACTTGTTTGTGGATCAGGGAGAGTTTTTGACAAAGCTCAACTGCCATTTGGTTTTCACAATGCCGCTGTCGTTAAAATTCTCTGATGATTACGGAACGTTAACCCAGCGTTTCCCGGAAGACCCAAAGGTACTGCCGATGGTTCCAGTGCAATGGCCAGACGGCAGTGTGCATCTTGAGGGGATGGCGCTGATGAAGCAGATGGTACTGGCAAGGGCATTTCCCGATTTGCAGCCAAAGGAACGGTTAAACCAGATTAGTGAAATCTTTGACAGTACAGAAACGCTAGAACGGCTATGCAGTTTGAGTGGTGGTCATGTGCGAGATTTGCTCAGGTTGCTCAATACTTGGATTCAGGAGGAAATGAGGTTTCCCCTCTCGCGTAACACATTGGAGCAGGTGATTCGCGCACGTCGCAATGAGATGGCAATGCCGATTTCAGATTCGGAGTGGGAATTGCTGCGTTATGTTAAGCAAAGGAAGAAAGTCAGCGATGACCAAGGATACCAAAAGCTAATCCGTAGTAGATTTGTGTTTGAATATCGAGATGGCGGTGAATCCTGGTTTGATGTCAATCCAATTTTGGCAGAGGCAAGTGAGTTAAGTCGTTGAAGGAGCAGTTCACTAAAAAGGGGGAAAGGGTAAGGAGTAAGAGGTAAAGGAAGTAATTATTAAACAGATAATACCCACTACATAGTGCGTTTGCCTTTACCGTCTGGTAAATAGAAAAATCAGCATACAATTACCTGAAACCCCTGTTTTTTAATTAACTGGTTTCCTTTGCCTTTCCCCTTACCCTTTAACCTTTCCCCCTCTTGTTCATTGAAATTGTATGAGTACACAGCATCCAGTAAATGAACTACAAGATAATGAGCGATCGCTACAGCAGCTAGCTTGGACGCTTCAAGCTTCTGCGGGAAAGTTTAAGCTGATTTGGGCGCGGTGTAATTACAGTGATTTACGGACTCGCTTGATAGAAAGGTTAAGCGAAATCTGTAAAATTAAGATTCAGGTATTGCAACTTAAGGAATCGGAAAGAACGCTGTTTACTGCAATCCGTGAAGAATTACAGCCAAATACCCAAGCGTTGATGATTGTGGGCTGGGAATCATTGCATGATTTACCGCAGATGTTGACAAGTGCTAATCAGGTACGCGAGGAATTTCGCAAAAACTTGTCTATTCCAGTAGTGCTGTGGATTAGTGAAGAAGTCCACCACACCATCATGGAGATTGCTCCTGACTTGGAAAGCTGGGGAACTAGCAGAAGTTTTGCGATCACGCCTGATGATTTAACCCAATTCATTAAGCAACTGGCAGATGAATATTTTGATAAGAACTTAAGTATAAATGACTACTGTATATTAGAGTTAGAATTAGAGGCAGCACAGAGAGATATTTTGGCTGATAGCCCAGAAATCGAGGCTAATTTAGCACCACTGTTAGGTTTAGTAAAGCAAGTTAACAATAAAATAGACGAAGCTTTAGAGCATTACCAAAAAGCTAGACTGCTGTGGCAACAACTGAATAGTTCAGAAAAACAAGTCAGAATTCTTGGTGAAATAGCTTACTGTTATTACCTTAAAGCTTTTAAAAATAAAGATATTAGCCATCCAGATTGGCAAGCAACTCGGCAGTATACCTTTGAATACATTACATTTCTCAACAAAGCTAATAGGCAAGATTTAGCTGCTAATTCTATTGCCAAATTTGGTAATATTTTGCGTGATTTGAAAGAGTGGGAGCAACTCAAAAATTTAGCACAGCAGGCTTTACAAGTACACCAAGCTAACATTCAGCCAATAGAATTGGCGAAAGATTACGAGTTTTTAGCCCAGGTAGCACTGGCTCAGAAATGCTGGAGTGATGCTAAAGAGTTGGCACAAAAAGCAAAAGATATCTTACCAGTAACTTCTGCCATAGAAGCAACAGATAGTTCAGTTGTTGTGTCTAAATTCGCAGAAGAACCAAGTACTCTATACGATTTAAGCCTGTATTACTTTATTTTGGCGCAGGCTGAATATGAATTAGGCTCACCCCAACAGGCAATTAAAAACTTAGAAGTTGCAAGAGATGTTAGCAGCCCTATAAAAGATTTGCAGTTACACCTGGATATTCTCAGTTACTTGCAAGGGCTGTACTTTCAGAAAAAAGAATATCTCAAAGCATACAATACAAAACAGCAGCAGAGGTCTATTGAACAGCAGTTTGGATTACGGGCGTTTATCGGTGCAGGAAGGTTACAGTCAACCAAGCAGGCTCAAATAGCCCTGAACAAAACTTATATTCAAGAAAGCATTGCCCCTGAAATTACTGCATCAGGTCGGTTACTAGATATTGAACGATTAATTGAACGACTAGGACGGCATGATCATAAACTAATAGTCATTCATGGACAATCAGGAGTTGGTAAAAGTTCATTAGTAAATGCAGGATTAGTTCCAGCTTTAAAAAATAAAAGCGTAGGCATTCAAGACTATCTACCTGTAGCAATGCGAGTTTACACCAATTGGGTGGAAGAATTAGCAAGGCTAATGTGGGAGGCATTGCAACATAAAAATAATAGTGGACAAGAACAACTTTTAAAAGTTAAGGATTTGACTTCAGAGAGCCAAACTAAAGTTTTAATCACTCAACTACGTAAAAATGAGCAGCAACAGCTACGGACGATCCTAGTTTTTGACCAATTTGAAGAATTTTTCTTTGTTTACACAGAAGAAAGCCAAAGGCAGCATTTCTTTGAATTTTTAGGTGAATGCCTAAATATTCTGTCTGTAAAGGTAATTTTGTCGTTGCGGGTTGATTATTTGCATTATTTGCTGGAGTGCAATCGTTTAGAGAGCATGGCAATTATTGGTAAGGATATTCTTAGTAGTAATGTACTTTATGAATTAGGGAATTTTTCGCTTGATGATACCAAGTCAATTATTGAGCGTTTGACCCAAACTACTGCTTTTCACTTAGAACCTACTTTAATTGAGCAATTAGTCACAGATTTAGCAAGAGGATTAGGCAAAGTACGTCCCATTGAATTACAAGTGGTAGGAGCGCAATTGCAAACAGAGAATATTACAACTCTGGGAGAATATCATCAACGTGGGACAAAAGAAGAACTAGTAAAACGCTATTTGGCAGAGGTAGTAAATGATTGTGGGATTGAGAATCAACAAATAGCAGAGATATTATTGTATTTGCTGACAGATGAAAAAGGAACTCGTCCTTTAAAAACTCGTGTGGAACTAGAACGAGAGTTACAAGCATTAGCCGCATATGCCACAACAGATAGTAATAGATTAGATTTGGTATTAGAAATTTTTGTCAAATCTAGTGTAGTAGTTCTGTTACCAGAGAACCCATTTGACCGTTATCAGTTAGTACATGATTATTTAGCAGCTTTTATTCACCAGCAACAAAAGCCTAAACTGAATGAGTTGATGGCAGAATTAGAAAGGGAAAGAAAGCAACGTCAGCAAGCTGAAGAAGAACTGAAACAAGCATTAGCAAGAGAACTGGAAAGGGAAAAAAAGCAGCGTCAGCAGACTGAAAAGGAACTAAAGCAGTCAGAAGAAGCCAAACGAATTTTAGCAGAGGCTAACCGAAAAGCAAGACAACTAATTCGTACTGGCTCAGGAGTGTTATTTACCTTCCTGGCTTTGGCAGGAATTACCGCAATATTTGCTAACCGAGCTTATCAAATGAGTAACGAAGCCCAGGTAGGTGCAAGATTAGAACGGCAAGGAATTACAGCTTGGCAAAACTTTCAAGTACAAGAAATTGAACCCTTGCTGTTAGCAATGCAGGTAGGGCAAGAGCTACAAAAGATGGTTAAAGATGAGCGTCCACTAAAAGAATATCCAGCTGGTAGTCCTCAGTTAGCCTTAAAAACAATTGTGGACAATATTCACGAAAAAAATCGACTCAAAGGGCATACCAATAGAGTCAACAACGCTACTTTTAGCCCGGATGGCAGACGCATTGTCACTGCCTCAGATGACAATACCACAAGGGTGTGGGACTTATCTGGTCAACAATTAGTCGAACTCAAAGGGCATACCAATAGAGTCAACAACGCTACTTTTAGCCCGGATGGCAGACGCATTGTCACTGCCTCAGATGACAATACCACAAGGGTGTGGGACTTATCTGGTCAACAATTAGTCGAACTCAAAGGGCATACCAATAGAGTCAACAACGCCAGTTTTAGCATGGATGGCAAACGCATTGTCACTGCCTCAGATGATAATACCGCTAGAGTGTGGAACTTATTTGGTCAGCAATTAGTCGAACTCAAAGGGCATACCAATTATGTTTACAATGCTACTTTTAGCCTGGATGGCAAACGCATTGTCACTGCCTCAGATGATAATACCGCTAGAGTGTGGGACTTATTGGGTCAGCAATTAGTCGAACTCAAAGGGCATACCGATTTGGTTAATAACGCCATTTTTAGCCCGGATGGCCAACGCATTGTCACTGCCTCAGATGACAACACCGCCAGAGTGTGGGACTTATCTGGTCAACAATTAGCAGAACTCAAAGGGCATACCGATTTGGTTAATAACGCCATTTTTAGCCCGGATGGCCAACGCATTGTCACTGCCTCAGATGACAACACCGCCAGAGTGTGGGACTTATCTGGTCAACAATTAGCAGAACTCAAAGGGCATACTAATACAGTTATAAATGCCATTTTTAGTCCAGATGGCCAACGCATTGTCACTGCCTCAGATGATAATACCACCAGGGTGTGGGACTTATCTGGTCAACAATTAGTCAAACTCAAAGGGCATACTAATAGAGTCAACAACGCCATTTTTAGCCCGGATGGCAGACGCATTGTCACTGCCTCAGATGATAATACCACCAGGGTGTGGGACTTATCTAGTCAGCAATTAGTCGAACTCAAAGGGCATACTAATAGAGTCAACAAAGCCATTTTTAGCCCGGATGGCAAACGCATTGTTACTGTCTCAGATGACAATACCGCTAGAGTGTGGGGCTTATTGGGTCAGCAATTAGTCGAACTCAAAGGGCATACTAATAGAGTCAACAAAGCCATTTTTAGCCCGGATGGCAAACGCATTGTTACTGTCTCAGATGATAATACCACCAGGGTGTGGGACTTATCTGGTCAACAATTAGCCGAACTTAAAGGGCATACCAGTAGAGTTAACAACGCCAGTTTTAGCCCGGATGGCAAACGCATTGTTACTGTCTCAGATGATAATACCACCAGGGTGTGGGACTTATCTGGTCAACAATTAGCCGAACTTAAAGGGCATACCAGTAGAGTTAACAACGCCATTTTTAGTCCAGATGGCCAACGCATTGTCACTGCCTCTTGGGACAACACCGCCAGAGTGTGGAACTTGTCTGATCAGCAATTAGCAGAACTCAAAGGGCATACTAATACAGTTATAAATGCCATTTTTAGTCCAGATGGCCAACGCATTGTCACTGCCTCATATGACAATACCGCTAGGGTGTGGGATTTATCTGGTAAGCAGTTAGCAGAACTCAAAGGGCATACCGATTTGGTTAATAACGCCATTTTTAGTCCAGATGGCCAACGCATTGTCACTGCCTCAGATGATAATACCGCTAGAGTGTGGGACTTATCTGGTAAGCAGTTAGCAGAACTCAAAGGGCATACCGATTTGGTTAATAACGCCATTTTTAGTCCGGATGGCCAACGCATTGTCACTGCCTCATTAGACAAAACCGCCAGGGTGTGGGACTTATCTGGTAAACAATTAGACGAACTTAAAGGGCATACCAATAGAGTCAACAATGCCATTTTTAGTCCGGATGGCCAACACATTGTCACTGCCTCAGATGACAACACTGCCAGGGTGTGGCGGGCTGATAGTCTTGATGAATTGTTATTTCGTGGTTGTCAATGGCTGAATGAGTATCTGGTGTTCAATCCTAAAGATTTACAAACTTTAACGGTGTGTCAAAATAAATCAAATTTGATGGCAGCAGCACGGTTTATGGTTCAAGAGGGTGAAAAAGAAGCTAGAACAGGCAATATTGATAGTGCGATCACTACCTTCCAAATAGCCTTGAAATGGAATCCTAATCTCAAATTTGACCCTAGGGCAAAAGCAGCAGAGTTTGCTAGTAAAGGTAAAGGGGAACGCTTGAGGGAGCGACAAATGTGACTTAAAGGACAGTACGGTTCAGTTAACGCTCAAACAATTGT
This window contains:
- a CDS encoding ribosome assembly protein 4, whose translation is MSTQHPVNELQDNERSLQQLAWTLQASAGKFKLIWARCNYSDLRTRLIERLSEICKIKIQVLQLKESERTLFTAIREELQPNTQALMIVGWESLHDLPQMLTSANQVREEFRKNLSIPVVLWISEEVHHTIMEIAPDLESWGTSRSFAITPDDLTQFIKQLADEYFDKNLSINDYCILELELEAAQRDILADSPEIEANLAPLLGLVKQVNNKIDEALEHYQKARLLWQQLNSSEKQVRILGEIAYCYYLKAFKNKDISHPDWQATRQYTFEYITFLNKANRQDLAANSIAKFGNILRDLKEWEQLKNLAQQALQVHQANIQPIELAKDYEFLAQVALAQKCWSDAKELAQKAKDILPVTSAIEATDSSVVVSKFAEEPSTLYDLSLYYFILAQAEYELGSPQQAIKNLEVARDVSSPIKDLQLHLDILSYLQGLYFQKKEYLKAYNTKQQQRSIEQQFGLRAFIGAGRLQSTKQAQIALNKTYIQESIAPEITASGRLLDIERLIERLGRHDHKLIVIHGQSGVGKSSLVNAGLVPALKNKSVGIQDYLPVAMRVYTNWVEELARLMWEALQHKNNSGQEQLLKVKDLTSESQTKVLITQLRKNEQQQLRTILVFDQFEEFFFVYTEESQRQHFFEFLGECLNILSVKVILSLRVDYLHYLLECNRLESMAIIGKDILSSNVLYELGNFSLDDTKSIIERLTQTTAFHLEPTLIEQLVTDLARGLGKVRPIELQVVGAQLQTENITTLGEYHQRGTKEELVKRYLAEVVNDCGIENQQIAEILLYLLTDEKGTRPLKTRVELERELQALAAYATTDSNRLDLVLEIFVKSSVVVLLPENPFDRYQLVHDYLAAFIHQQQKPKLNELMAELERERKQRQQAEEELKQALARELEREKKQRQQTEKELKQSEEAKRILAEANRKARQLIRTGSGVLFTFLALAGITAIFANRAYQMSNEAQVGARLERQGITAWQNFQVQEIEPLLLAMQVGQELQKMVKDERPLKEYPAGSPQLALKTIVDNIHEKNRLKGHTNRVNNATFSPDGRRIVTASDDNTTRVWDLSGQQLVELKGHTNRVNNATFSPDGRRIVTASDDNTTRVWDLSGQQLVELKGHTNRVNNASFSMDGKRIVTASDDNTARVWNLFGQQLVELKGHTNYVYNATFSLDGKRIVTASDDNTARVWDLLGQQLVELKGHTDLVNNAIFSPDGQRIVTASDDNTARVWDLSGQQLAELKGHTDLVNNAIFSPDGQRIVTASDDNTARVWDLSGQQLAELKGHTNTVINAIFSPDGQRIVTASDDNTTRVWDLSGQQLVKLKGHTNRVNNAIFSPDGRRIVTASDDNTTRVWDLSSQQLVELKGHTNRVNKAIFSPDGKRIVTVSDDNTARVWGLLGQQLVELKGHTNRVNKAIFSPDGKRIVTVSDDNTTRVWDLSGQQLAELKGHTSRVNNASFSPDGKRIVTVSDDNTTRVWDLSGQQLAELKGHTSRVNNAIFSPDGQRIVTASWDNTARVWNLSDQQLAELKGHTNTVINAIFSPDGQRIVTASYDNTARVWDLSGKQLAELKGHTDLVNNAIFSPDGQRIVTASDDNTARVWDLSGKQLAELKGHTDLVNNAIFSPDGQRIVTASLDKTARVWDLSGKQLDELKGHTNRVNNAIFSPDGQHIVTASDDNTARVWRADSLDELLFRGCQWLNEYLVFNPKDLQTLTVCQNKSNLMAAARFMVQEGEKEARTGNIDSAITTFQIALKWNPNLKFDPRAKAAEFASKGKGERLRERQM